One window of the Enterobacter huaxiensis genome contains the following:
- the dgt gene encoding dGTPase produces MAPIDFRTKINWHRRFRSPQGEKNEHEILRIFESDRGRIINSPAIRRLQQKTQVFPLERNAAVRTRLTHSMEVQQVGRYIAKEILSRLKEQRLLETYGLDELTGPFESIVEMACLMHDIGNPPFGHFGEAAINDWFRQRLFPLDAKSQPLSDDRCVVRDLRLREGEEGVNDLRRKVRQDLCHFEGNAQGIRLVHSLMRMNLTWAQVGCILKYTRPAWWMGETPASHSYLMKKPGYYLSEEAYIDRLRKELSLAPHGRFPLTWIMEAADDISYCVADLEDAVEKRIFSVEELYQHLYDAWGPHEKGSLFAQVVENAWEKSRSNSLSRSTEDQFFMYLRVNTLNKLVPYAASRFIDNLPLVFSGEFNHALLEDDSSFSQLLELYKHVAMRHVFSHPDVEQLELQGYRVISGLLDIYAPLLQLSVEEFSELVENERVRRLPIESRLYQKLSTRHRLAYVEAIGKLDRRSAEWPVLEYYYRCRLIQDYISGMTDLYAWDEYRKLMAVE; encoded by the coding sequence ATGGCACCAATCGATTTTCGCACCAAAATTAACTGGCACCGACGTTTCCGTTCGCCTCAAGGCGAAAAAAATGAACATGAGATCCTGCGTATTTTTGAGAGCGATCGCGGGCGAATCATAAACTCGCCGGCCATTCGTCGGCTACAGCAAAAGACCCAGGTGTTTCCGCTGGAGCGTAATGCTGCGGTGCGCACGCGTTTAACCCATTCAATGGAAGTTCAGCAGGTCGGCCGTTATATTGCTAAAGAGATTTTGAGCCGCCTCAAAGAGCAGCGGCTGCTGGAAACCTACGGTCTGGACGAACTGACCGGGCCGTTCGAAAGCATCGTTGAGATGGCCTGTCTGATGCACGATATCGGCAATCCGCCCTTTGGTCATTTCGGTGAAGCCGCGATTAACGACTGGTTCAGGCAGCGACTTTTCCCGCTGGATGCCAAAAGCCAGCCGCTCAGCGATGACCGCTGCGTGGTGCGGGATTTACGCCTGCGGGAAGGGGAGGAAGGAGTAAACGATCTGCGCCGCAAGGTGCGTCAGGATCTCTGCCATTTTGAAGGCAACGCCCAGGGGATCCGCCTGGTGCATTCCCTGATGCGAATGAACCTGACGTGGGCGCAGGTGGGCTGCATTCTTAAATATACGCGACCCGCCTGGTGGATGGGGGAAACGCCCGCATCACACAGCTATTTGATGAAAAAACCGGGCTATTACCTCTCAGAAGAAGCCTATATTGACCGGCTACGCAAAGAACTCTCCCTGGCACCGCACGGTCGCTTTCCCTTAACCTGGATTATGGAAGCCGCCGACGACATTTCCTATTGCGTTGCTGATCTGGAAGACGCCGTTGAGAAAAGAATATTCAGCGTCGAGGAACTTTATCAGCATCTTTATGATGCCTGGGGCCCGCATGAAAAAGGGTCGTTGTTTGCTCAGGTTGTCGAAAATGCCTGGGAAAAATCTCGATCCAATTCATTAAGCCGCAGCACTGAAGATCAGTTCTTTATGTATTTACGGGTCAACACATTAAATAAACTGGTGCCATATGCGGCCTCGCGTTTTATTGATAATTTACCGCTGGTTTTCAGCGGAGAATTTAATCACGCGCTGCTGGAAGACGACAGCAGCTTTAGCCAGCTTCTTGAACTCTATAAACACGTCGCAATGCGGCACGTGTTTAGCCATCCGGACGTTGAGCAGTTAGAATTACAGGGATATCGGGTAATCAGCGGGTTACTGGACATTTATGCTCCTCTGCTGCAATTATCCGTCGAGGAGTTTAGCGAGCTGGTGGAGAACGAGCGCGTGCGGCGACTGCCGATAGAATCCCGGCTTTATCAGAAATTGTCGACACGCCATCGCCTGGCGTATGTCGAAGCGATCGGTAAACTGGACAGACGGTCTGCCGAATGGCCGGTACTGGAATATTATTATCGCTGTCGTCTTATCCAGGACTATATCAGCGGTATGACGGATTTGTATGCCTGGGACGAATACCGAAAGCTCATGGCCGTTGAATAA
- a CDS encoding TRIC cation channel family protein — protein MLVYWLDILGTAVFAISGVLLAGKLRMDPFGVLVLGVVTAVGGGTIRDMALAHGPVFWVKDPTDLVVAMVTCLLTIVLVRQPRRLPKWILPVLDAVGLAVFVGIGVNKAFNAGTGPMVAICMGVLTGVGGGIIRDILAREVPMILRTEIYATACIVGGIVHATAYYTFAVPLENAAMLGMVVTLGIRLAAIRWHLKLPTFALDDR, from the coding sequence ATGCTCGTTTATTGGCTGGATATTCTTGGCACAGCCGTTTTTGCTATCTCCGGCGTTTTGCTCGCCGGAAAACTGCGCATGGATCCGTTTGGCGTGCTGGTGCTTGGCGTTGTGACGGCGGTGGGCGGCGGAACGATCCGCGATATGGCGCTGGCGCATGGTCCGGTATTTTGGGTTAAAGATCCGACGGATCTGGTGGTGGCGATGGTCACCTGCCTGTTAACGATTGTCCTGGTTCGACAGCCTCGCAGATTGCCGAAATGGATACTGCCGGTCCTGGACGCCGTGGGTCTGGCGGTGTTTGTCGGCATTGGGGTGAATAAAGCCTTTAACGCGGGAACGGGCCCCATGGTCGCGATCTGCATGGGCGTGCTAACCGGCGTCGGCGGCGGGATTATCCGTGACATTCTGGCGCGCGAGGTGCCCATGATCCTGCGCACCGAAATCTACGCCACGGCCTGTATCGTTGGCGGCATTGTCCACGCCACGGCTTATTACACCTTTGCGGTTCCGCTGGAGAATGCCGCGATGCTGGGAATGGTCGTCACGCTGGGGATACGTTTAGCGGCGATACGCTGGCACCTGAAGCTGCCGACGTTTGCGCTGGATGACAGGTAA
- the mtnN gene encoding 5'-methylthioadenosine/S-adenosylhomocysteine nucleosidase, translating to MKIGIIGAMEEEVTLLRDKIENRQTLSLGGCEIYTGQLNGVDVALLKSGIGKVAAALGATLLLERCKPDVIINTGSAGGLAPTLKVGDIVVSDEARYHDADVTAFGYEYGQLPGCPAGFKADDKLVAAAETCIAELNLNAVRGLIVSGDAFINGSVGLAKIRHNFPQAVAVEMEATAIAHVCHNFQVPFVVVRAISDVADQQSHLSFDEFLAVAAKQSTVMVESLVQKLARG from the coding sequence ATGAAAATCGGCATTATTGGTGCAATGGAAGAAGAAGTTACGCTGCTGCGTGACAAAATTGAGAACCGTCAGACCCTGTCACTGGGTGGCTGCGAGATCTATACCGGCCAGCTGAACGGTGTCGACGTTGCTCTGCTGAAATCAGGCATCGGTAAAGTGGCGGCTGCACTGGGCGCAACCCTGTTGCTCGAACGCTGCAAGCCAGACGTGATCATCAACACCGGTTCTGCGGGTGGCCTGGCGCCGACGCTGAAAGTGGGTGATATCGTCGTTTCCGATGAAGCACGTTACCACGACGCAGACGTGACCGCGTTTGGCTATGAATACGGTCAGCTTCCGGGCTGCCCGGCAGGGTTTAAAGCAGACGATAAGCTCGTTGCGGCAGCAGAAACCTGCATCGCTGAGTTAAACCTGAATGCGGTGCGCGGCCTGATTGTCAGCGGTGATGCCTTTATCAACGGCTCCGTTGGCCTGGCGAAAATCCGTCACAACTTCCCGCAGGCGGTTGCCGTTGAGATGGAAGCGACCGCGATTGCTCATGTTTGCCACAACTTCCAGGTTCCGTTCGTGGTGGTTCGCGCCATCTCCGACGTGGCTGACCAGCAGTCCCACCTGAGCTTTGACGAGTTCCTGGCCGTCGCGGCCAAGCAGTCTACCGTGATGGTAGAAAGCCTGGTGCAGAAACTGGCGCGTGGCTAA
- the erpA gene encoding iron-sulfur cluster insertion protein ErpA has product MSDDVVAVPLEFTEAAAKKVKVLIADEDNPDLKLRVYITGGGCSGFQYGFTFDDQINDGDMTIEKQGVALVVDPMSLQYLVGGAVDYTEGLEGSRFVVTNPNATSTCGCGSSFSI; this is encoded by the coding sequence ATGAGTGATGACGTAGTAGCAGTGCCGCTCGAATTTACCGAAGCAGCAGCCAAAAAAGTGAAAGTCCTGATTGCCGACGAAGACAATCCGGATCTGAAACTGCGTGTATATATTACCGGTGGTGGCTGCAGCGGCTTCCAGTATGGTTTTACCTTTGACGACCAGATCAACGATGGTGATATGACTATCGAGAAGCAGGGCGTCGCGCTGGTGGTTGACCCGATGAGCCTGCAATATCTGGTGGGCGGTGCGGTTGATTACACCGAAGGTCTGGAAGGTTCGCGCTTTGTGGTGACGAACCCGAACGCGACAAGCACCTGCGGGTGTGGCTCTTCGTTCAGTATTTAA
- the btuF gene encoding vitamin B12 ABC transporter substrate-binding protein BtuF, with product MAKPILRALAALLLLAPAWLFAVPRVITLSPANTELAFAAGITPVGVSSFSDYPPQAAGIEQVSTWQGMNLERIVALKPDLVLAWRGGNAERQVNQLSSLGIKVMWVDAVSIEQVAHALRALAPYSPTPEKAEQAALQMLSDAAALKTRYDTPTKKRVFLQFGSQPLFTTGQGSIQNQVLEICGGENIFAASRVPWPQVSREQVLARQPQAIVVVGSASEIPKVEQFWQSQLKIPVIPLNSDWFERASPRIILAAKQLCAALAESH from the coding sequence GTGGCTAAACCCATCCTGAGGGCGCTTGCCGCCCTGCTTCTGCTCGCACCGGCATGGCTTTTTGCCGTGCCGCGTGTGATTACCCTCTCCCCCGCCAACACCGAGCTGGCCTTTGCCGCCGGGATCACGCCCGTTGGCGTTAGCAGCTTTTCAGACTACCCGCCGCAGGCCGCGGGCATTGAACAGGTGTCGACATGGCAAGGGATGAACCTTGAGCGCATCGTGGCGCTTAAGCCCGACCTCGTGCTGGCCTGGCGCGGTGGAAACGCGGAGCGGCAGGTTAACCAGCTCAGCTCGCTGGGCATCAAGGTAATGTGGGTAGATGCGGTGAGTATTGAGCAAGTCGCTCACGCGCTGCGCGCGCTCGCCCCCTATAGCCCGACGCCGGAAAAAGCCGAACAGGCAGCGCTGCAGATGCTCAGTGACGCTGCCGCCCTGAAAACGCGGTACGACACCCCCACAAAAAAGCGCGTATTCCTGCAGTTTGGCAGCCAGCCGCTGTTTACCACCGGGCAGGGCTCTATTCAAAACCAGGTCCTGGAGATCTGCGGGGGCGAGAATATCTTCGCCGCCAGCCGGGTCCCGTGGCCGCAGGTTAGTCGGGAACAGGTTCTGGCCCGCCAGCCGCAGGCTATCGTGGTGGTCGGAAGTGCGAGCGAGATTCCTAAAGTTGAACAATTCTGGCAAAGCCAGCTAAAAATACCGGTAATACCCCTTAACAGCGACTGGTTTGAACGCGCCAGCCCGCGTATTATCCTCGCCGCTAAACAGCTCTGTGCCGCACTGGCAGAGAGTCACTAA